In Desulfovibrio inopinatus DSM 10711, the sequence CTTGGAGTAGACCCCGACTTTTTACGATCGGAACTCTCGAAACTTGGCTTAGATCATGAATTTGAACTCAATGTGTCGCGAGATTCCCGACATGGTATTTATGGGACACGCGTCGACGTCATATTGAAAAATCAAGGTGAAGCATCTACGCACAAGGATAAACATCATCACAGTAATCGACCGCTTCGTAACCTTATCGACATCGAATCTATCGTAGAGCGCAGTGCATTGCCTCAAGAGGTCAAAACAAGAAGTTTGACCATGTTTCATAAGGTTGCGAAAGCTGAAGCCCATATTTATGAAACATCGATTCACGAGGTCTATTTTCATGAAGTCGGGGCAACCGATTCGCTTGTCGATATGGTTGGTGCGGCCATCTGCCATCATCATCTTCATATTGACGAAGTATGGTCAAGTCCCGTTGAGCTTGGCGGAGGATTCAGACGTAGCGGCCACAGACTCGTTCCGATACCAGCTCCCGCGACTGTTGAAATACTCCACGGACTCCCAACGACACGCGGAGCAGTGAAGCAGGAAACCACCACCCCCACGGGGGCAGCGATACTGGCCACGTTGGTCGATCATTTTGTTGAGAAACCAACCATGGTAGTCGACAAAACCGCCTATGGTATTGGGCATCGAAAATCGGAGATCCCCAACCTGCTCCGTGTCCACCTCGCTCGAACATCCACGACGCGCAGCGACAACGCAGTTCAAGATACACGCCTCTTACAATGTAATATTGATGACATGACGGCTGAAATGCTCGGTGTCGCTATGGATATTTTGATGGAAAAGGGTGCAATGGATGTCCACTTTACGCCGATTTTGATGAAAAAAAACCGACCTGCAACCTGTGTCTCATTGCTCTGTCACGCAACGGATGAAGAACGTTTCATCGCATTATTGTTTCAGCACACAACGACCTTGGGTGTGAAGAGTTTCGAGCTTAAAAAAACGATTCTCGATGTTGCATTCGAACGTCAGGAAACACCATTAGGCACAGTCTCGATAAAGCACGCCGTCCAACACGGAAAGGCCATTCGTTCCAAACCAGAACTGGAAGATTGTCGAAAAATTGCTGTGGACCACAATATTCCTTTGGCTGAAGTCTACGCCATGATCAACTCTATCCGCAACAATTCAAAATAATGACTCCCCCACCCAATTCACCGAAAAATACGTATGAACGGTTACTCCAGGAACTCCGCGCCATGGGACGTGTTCTCATTGCATTTTCCGGAGGACTCGATAGCACATTCCTTCTCTACGCGGCTAAACAGGCACTAGGAGACAATGTGCTGGCAGTAACGCTCGTCACACCATATATGTCGACAACAGAAGTCCGCGATGCACAAACAACAGCGCACACATTGGCGATCCAGCATCAACTCATCGACATTCCGTTTCCCGAAGAAATACGACACAACCCTCCAGATCGCTGTTATCGTTGCAAGCGAGAATTATTTCAGCATGTGAAAACGCTGGCAGCAGAGGAACATATTGAACACGTTCTGGATGGAACCAACCATGATGACCTTGACGATTATCGCCCAGGGATGCGGGCTTTATCTGAATTACAGATAGAAACCCCTCTCCTCACTGTAGGGTTCACGAAACAGCACATCCGTGAACTTGCGCACGAGTTCAACCTGACGGTGTGGGACAAACCGGCCTCGGCGTGCCTGTTGTCCCGAATTCCACACGACACATACATTGAGGAGGATGAGCTACGGCGCATTGATCGCGCAGAATGCATCCTGAAATCGATGGGATTCGCTGCAGTCCGATTGCGAAGCCATGGAAATCTTGCTCGCATCGAAGTGCCCGTTGAAAGAATCAATGACCTTGTTGAAACAGCTCTGCGAATGGAAATACATGAACAGCTCAAAGCCTTAGGCTACCGATATGTCACCATGGATATGGGAGGTTACCGTATGGGGAGTCTGAACGAACCTGATGTTTCCTCAGCAGACAGTGACACCTCATACCCTAAATCGTGAAGAGCTGCTCTGGCCCCCCACAACGCTTCGCGAATAGAGAAGAATGTGATGCAAACCCTTGAAAATAAAAAAGGGACTACGATGATTGCATCGTAATCCCTTGAAATTTGGTACCGGGAGCGAGAGTCGAACTCGCACGATGTTGCCACCGCTGGATTTTGAGTCCAGTGCGTCTACCAATTCCGCCATCCCGGCGCGTGAGCAGTGAGAACTACGGACATTGTTTAACTTGGTCAAGTCTTTTTTTCTTTTTTTCTTGTTTGCCAAGAAAAGTCTTGATAGCACGCCTGAAGCGAATTTGCGCTTCTGCTTTCTTCTTAGCAAAGGATATCCCCGTGCACCTTCCACTTGGTTCTTTGGTCAATGCAGCGGCTATCATTATCGGTAGCCTCATTGGACTGCTTTTCCATGGCAAATTCCCGGATCGATACAAACTAATCGTCTTTCAGGGGCTTGGACTATGTGTTTTCGTTATCGGCGCACAAATGGCATTTACGATGACCGCCCCACTCGTGGCCATATTCAGCATTGTTCTTGGCGGCATTCTTGGCGAAGCCATTCGTCTTGATCTTCGCCTGGAATCACTGGCCCAAACTATGAAACGATTGACCCGGTCCACTGACTCGCGCTTTGCCGAAGGACTGGTTACAGCATCATTGATTTATTGTGTGGGCTCTATGGCCATTCTCGGCTCTTTTGATGAAGGTTTACGTGGTGACGCCACCCTGCTTTATACCAAATCCATGCTTGACGGCTTTGCATCCATTGTATTGGCATCGACGCATGGCGCTGGCGTGTTGTTCTCGTTTGTACCGGTTTTTATTTATCAGGTGTCTTTGACCATTTTGGCCGTCTTTCTCCAAAGCATGTTCACTCCTGCCCTTATTACGCAACTCACGTCTGTTGGCGGCATTCTCATCATCGGCATCGGCATCAATCTGCTCGACTTCATGGAAGTAAAAGTCTCGAATTTACTTCCATCTCTCGTGGTCGTGGTCGTGCTCAGTCTTATTTTTCTGTAGCACTATGCGTTTTCGTCCCATGCGGTGTTTCCCTCTTTACGTGCGGGATTGAATTCTTTATCACCTACGCCATGCATGAAATGTCCATTGCCCAAAATCTTCTGGAAATCATCAGCCAGGAGATGGCCAAAAACGGTATGACGACGTTGCACACGGTGAAAATCAAATATGGTCGTATGGCCTCAGTCGTTCCAGAGGCCCTGGAGACCGCGTTTATGGCCGTGACAATCAAAACCGACCTTGAAGGTGCGGTACTTGAACTTGAAGAAATTCCGGTTACGCTCGAATGCAGTGACTGCGGCCATGAGTTTACACCGGACGAAGATGAGATTCTTTTGCATCCTTGTCCGCAATGCGGACAAGATTTCGGCCACACCGTCAAAACTGGCCGTGAACTCTATATTGAATACATCGAAGCTGAATAACCCCCACGGAGTCGCCTATGCAAATCCCTATCGTGCGGAATATCCTTGAAGCAAATGATCGCATTTCCGAAGAACTCAAGGAGCTTTTCGCCAAGAAAAAGATTTTGGCTCTCAATCTCATGAGTTCACCCGGAGCAGGTAAAACATCCACCTTGGAAAAAACGCTGACCGCTCTCAAAGACGAGTTCAAAATGGCCGTCATTGAAGGCGACTTACAAACCGACAACGACGCCCAACGTGTTGCTGCGACTGGTGCCCAAGCGGTGCAAATCAACACCGAAGGGGGATGCCACTTAAGCAGTGCCATGGTGGCTGAAGCACTCAAATCCCTTGATTTGGAGAAGCTTGATATTCTCTTTATCGAAAATGTCGGCAATCTGGTCTGCCCGGCCGAGTTCGATGTTGGTGAAGATCACAAGATCACACTGTTGAGTGTGACGGAAGGCGATGACAAGCCGGAAAAATATCCGCTCATGTTCAATATTTCCTCGGTCCTTATCCTCAATAAGACCGACCTGCTTCCCTATGTTGATTTCGATTTGGATCGCGCTGCCGGATTTGCTCGAGCGCTCAACAAAGACATAGAAGTCTTTCCGCTTTCCTGTCGCACTGGGGAAGGACTTGAACAGTGGTATGCCTGGTTACGTAAACACGTTGCCGCCAAAAAAGCCTAATTTAGGGGCCGGCCGATGTGATGGCCGGCCCTTTTCATCTGCTCTGCACTGCTCTAGCGCTCTATCGATACCTTCCGGAGGCTGCAATGCTACTGCGCCGCTTCAGGCATCAGACAGGAAAAAAAACTGGTACAAACACCACGTTCGGCCAACCGACCCATTCCACCGTCGAGACCGACTTTATTCCCTCTGTCTGCGCTTACGCCTACAAAACGCACGAAGTCAGCCGCATCGAGTGCGATGGAGACCAAAACCTTCCCTCATTGCCACAAGCTGGGACAATCAACTGGATCAAAGTCAATGGTGTTCACGATCAGGCGCTTATAACGAAGATTGCCAACCATTTTCATCTCCATCCACTCATCCAGGAAGATATTGTCACACTTGGGGAACGCCCAAAGACAGAATCGTTTGGAGATCATGTCTTCATCATTCTTCGCGTTCTCAGCTATGATGAAAAAGCAGAACTCATTCGAGCAGAACAAGTCAGCATTATCCTCAATCACGACTTCATCCTGACATTTCAAGAAAGCAGCCACAATATTTGGGATACGATGGTGGAGCGTCACCTTGCGGGCACAGGGCGCCTCAAGACCTTCGGCATGAATCAACTGATTTACGCCCTGCTTGACACCATTATTGACGAATATTTTGTCACTATTGGACGACTGACGGAAGACATCGAGAAGATCGAAGAGCACCTCCTCGGAAAACAGGATGAACAAACGCTCTTCGCCATTTACAAACTGAAACGTGAAGTTCTCTTTCTCCACAAGTCCTTGTGGCCTTTACGCGAGGTTGTCGGACGATTACTCAAAGAAAACTTGGAAAATCGTAACGAGGAATCCTATTTTTTTATGGGCAATATTCAACAAGACGTTCTCCAGATCATCGAAGCCGTGGATACGCTTCGGGAAATGCTTGGGGAAATGCTCGGCGTCTACATGACGCGAACAGATCTCCATATGGGACAGATAGGACAAGTATTGACGGTGGTCGCAACCATCTTTATTCCGCTGACATTCATCACTGGTTTTTACGGGATGAACTTCGACAATCTGCCTTTGATCAAATGGAAATATGGTTACCTTCTCGTAGTTGCCCTTATGGGCTCCATTACGATCGGTCTGTTTCTTTTTTTTCAGGGTAAGCGCTGGCTTGCCCCGAAAATCGAGAATGACGACTCGTGAGCAATGCCCTTCTACTCTGCGTAAACCCGTGGGTTCAACCCCAAAAGACACATGACTTCATAGGAAATCGTCCCCCACCAACTTGCGAGTTCATCGGCGCTGATAGCGGCCTTTCCGCCGCCGCCAAGAAGCATAATTTTTTGACCAGGAGAGACACCATCAAGTCCTGTCACATCAACGGCCGATAATTGCATACACACACGACCAAGCACAGGTACCCGCTTGCCGTTCCAGACCATCCAGGCTTTACCGGATACACTCCGGGGATAAGCGTCGGCATATCCAGCGGCCACAATCGCAACGGTCATGTCCGTTTTGGCGGTAAAAGTGTAGCCATAGTTGATCGATTCACCAGCACGCAAGGGATGTACCGATGCAATGCGCGTTGCGACTTCCATGGCGCATTCTAAATCCTGGCCGAGCGTCTCGTGCGAGGTACGCCAAAACGGATTCCCTCCGTATAAGGCAATGCCGACCCGGCGGTGATCAAAAGCAAATTCAGGATACGCCAATGCGGCAGCAGAATTGGCCAAATTTCCCACCACTGGAAATCCTGCATGGCGTAATGCATGCAATGCGACGGTAAATGCTGCAGCTTGCTCTTTAACCGTCTCAGCAGCATTTGGATCATCAGCGCATGCCAAGTGCGAGGAAACCATGACCGGTTGCAATCCGGCCTCGCGTACCGCATTGATAACCGCAGGAGCCTCAGAAGGTCGAAAACCGAGGCGGTTCATGCCGGTATTCCACTTGAGCGCAACATCCACGGGACGTTTCCGCTCCTTGGCACGTGCGGCTTCCCCCAATTTGGCTATTTGCTCGAAATGGTGAATAAAACAAAGAATGTCATGTTGGCAGACAAGATCATAATCACTCGCAAGAATTGGTCCCAACAACGAAAGAATGCGCTTTTGTGGATAAACATCGCGTAAGCTGACGGCCTCTTCCACGGAGCCGACAGCAAAAATCTCGGCTCCGGCTGCATCAAGCACAGCCGCAACCTGAAAGAGGCCATGCCCATACGCATCAGCTTTAATGACAGGAATCACGGGGCCATTTTGTGCGAACCGGTTGTAATTGCGAATAATTCTGTCAAGATGGACGCTTACCGTCACATAGTTGTAAGGAATAGTCACACTGTGTCGCCTTTTTTTGGGGGAAGCTCCCAGGTTTCTTCTTTGCAAACACTCAGGCCATGGCCGAATAAATTAACGTACACGATATTGCCCTAGCCAATCTTGTGTATTCCAACTGACCAAGATTACGCAAGATACAATTGGAGGAAATATGCCGCAACCCCCGGCAAAAATTCATGTTCTCCCGAAACACTTACAGAACCAGATCGCGGCTGGCGAAGTCGTTGAACGACCTGCAAGTGTTATTAAAGAACTTATGGAAAATAGTCTGGATGCCGGAGCTGATCGTATCGACGTGACCATTGATGATGGAGGACGATCGCTTATTCGCATTCAAGACAATGGGTCAGGCATCACCGCCGATGACATGCCGTTGGCTGTAACACGTCATGCGACAAGTAAAATTGCACATATTGACGATTTGTTCACGATAACGAGCTTCGGATTTCGCGGCGAAGCCTTACCGAGTATCGCCTCGGTATCCCGATTCCGTATGGTTTCCTTGGCGGACGGCCAAGAGGACGCGACATTTTACGCATCAGAACATGGGACAGATACCGAAACCGGACCAGCAGCACACCCACGCGGAACAACCATTGAAGTCCGTGACCTCTTTGGCGCCATGCCAGCCCGCCTCAAATTTCTGAAAAGCCCCGCTACAGAAAACAGACGTTGCCAGGACGCCTTTACACGTCTCGCACTCACGCGCTTGGATGTCGCGTTTTCCTTGAACATCGGTGGACGACAAGCATTGTTTTTTCCGAAAACCGATTCTCTCAAGGCCCGACTGACGGAAATATGGCCTCCCAGTGTTGTCGAAGGCCTTGTTCCAGTCGATTTCACAGATGATGATCTGGGATTACACGGTGTTGTTGGACGTCCGGAAAATGCGCAGGCACGCGGGGATAGAATACTTTTTTACGTCAATGGACGAAGTGTGGCCGACAAAGTGCTCCTGCGTGCACTTCGGGATGCATTCAAGGGACGTTTATTGAGCCGAGAATATCCGCAAGCCACGCTCTTTCTTACCATCGACCCGAAGGAGGTCGACGTCAACGTTCATCCAGCCAAAACGGAGGTGCGTTTTCGTGATGAGTCGCGTTTGTTCCGTTTTATGCATCATGCCATCTCGCGAGCCTTGGAACAGGGAACATCGGGTGCCTTGGCGTTTTCTCAACCGCCCCAATCACCACCAGTGTCTCATCACCAGTCCCTGTCTGGGAACACGACTCCTCAACGTCCGACACCCCGGAATCCCTTTGCAAAATTCGCAACGTTTGCCGAATATGAGCAGCTGACCCGGACGAATTCTGGAAGAGAGACAACACCGCCATATCGAGACGAGAAAGAAACGCAGGACTTTTTGTCCCCTTCGACACCGCCTCAGACGTACGCCTCATCGCCCGTACCGCCACAGAGCAGCGATGCAGTTCACGAGACATACACTCCGCAACAAACCTGGCAAAACATCGTGGAAGACGACGCTCCTGTCCAGCAAGCCCACGACGCAGCTTCACCACAACCTGTTCAGGAAGATGGCCCAGCACCATCATCACAACACGCACTGACCGGGTATACGTATCTTGGACAAATCAGTGATACGTACCTTGTTTTGCGAGCACCGGACAACAGCTTGGCTCTCATTGATCAACATGCTGCGCACGAACGCATTCTTTTTGAATCCATGAAACAACGCCGTCAAAAAGGCGATTCACGACCACTGGCCATTCCTTTGGAGATACCACTCCATCAAACCGAAACACAGGCTCTTGAACGATTGTGGCCGACGCTGACGGAAATCGGATTTGGACTGGATTTATCACGTCCAGGTACAGTTGTCCTCTCATCAATCCCGACGACACTTGAACCAGCCGAAGCCAGAGCTGTGTTGAAAGACATGGCTGCAGAGAAAATCGAAGGGCTGGAAGAAGTATGGAAAATGTTGTCCTGCCGAGCGGCCCTCAAAGCTGGTTCATCGTTGGCCAAAGACGAAGCTCAAGCACTCTTGGAGGCGTTGGGGCAGTGCGCCAATGCGCGCTACTGCCCACATGGTCGTCCGGTCATGGTCGGGATGTCTGCTCTTGATCTCGAAAAGATGTTCAAGCGTAAGCCCTAAGAGTCAACCAAGA encodes:
- the corA gene encoding magnesium/cobalt transporter CorA, with the translated sequence MLLRRFRHQTGKKTGTNTTFGQPTHSTVETDFIPSVCAYAYKTHEVSRIECDGDQNLPSLPQAGTINWIKVNGVHDQALITKIANHFHLHPLIQEDIVTLGERPKTESFGDHVFIILRVLSYDEKAELIRAEQVSIILNHDFILTFQESSHNIWDTMVERHLAGTGRLKTFGMNQLIYALLDTIIDEYFVTIGRLTEDIEKIEEHLLGKQDEQTLFAIYKLKREVLFLHKSLWPLREVVGRLLKENLENRNEESYFFMGNIQQDVLQIIEAVDTLREMLGEMLGVYMTRTDLHMGQIGQVLTVVATIFIPLTFITGFYGMNFDNLPLIKWKYGYLLVVALMGSITIGLFLFFQGKRWLAPKIENDDS
- the alr gene encoding alanine racemase, whose product is MTIPYNYVTVSVHLDRIIRNYNRFAQNGPVIPVIKADAYGHGLFQVAAVLDAAGAEIFAVGSVEEAVSLRDVYPQKRILSLLGPILASDYDLVCQHDILCFIHHFEQIAKLGEAARAKERKRPVDVALKWNTGMNRLGFRPSEAPAVINAVREAGLQPVMVSSHLACADDPNAAETVKEQAAAFTVALHALRHAGFPVVGNLANSAAALAYPEFAFDHRRVGIALYGGNPFWRTSHETLGQDLECAMEVATRIASVHPLRAGESINYGYTFTAKTDMTVAIVAAGYADAYPRSVSGKAWMVWNGKRVPVLGRVCMQLSAVDVTGLDGVSPGQKIMLLGGGGKAAISADELASWWGTISYEVMCLLGLNPRVYAE
- a CDS encoding hydrogenase maturation nickel metallochaperone HypA; amino-acid sequence: MHEMSIAQNLLEIISQEMAKNGMTTLHTVKIKYGRMASVVPEALETAFMAVTIKTDLEGAVLELEEIPVTLECSDCGHEFTPDEDEILLHPCPQCGQDFGHTVKTGRELYIEYIEAE
- the larC gene encoding nickel pincer cofactor biosynthesis protein LarC; this translates as MNILYYDCFAGISGDMNLAAMIDLGVDPDFLRSELSKLGLDHEFELNVSRDSRHGIYGTRVDVILKNQGEASTHKDKHHHSNRPLRNLIDIESIVERSALPQEVKTRSLTMFHKVAKAEAHIYETSIHEVYFHEVGATDSLVDMVGAAICHHHLHIDEVWSSPVELGGGFRRSGHRLVPIPAPATVEILHGLPTTRGAVKQETTTPTGAAILATLVDHFVEKPTMVVDKTAYGIGHRKSEIPNLLRVHLARTSTTRSDNAVQDTRLLQCNIDDMTAEMLGVAMDILMEKGAMDVHFTPILMKKNRPATCVSLLCHATDEERFIALLFQHTTTLGVKSFELKKTILDVAFERQETPLGTVSIKHAVQHGKAIRSKPELEDCRKIAVDHNIPLAEVYAMINSIRNNSK
- the larE gene encoding ATP-dependent sacrificial sulfur transferase LarE; amino-acid sequence: MTPPPNSPKNTYERLLQELRAMGRVLIAFSGGLDSTFLLYAAKQALGDNVLAVTLVTPYMSTTEVRDAQTTAHTLAIQHQLIDIPFPEEIRHNPPDRCYRCKRELFQHVKTLAAEEHIEHVLDGTNHDDLDDYRPGMRALSELQIETPLLTVGFTKQHIRELAHEFNLTVWDKPASACLLSRIPHDTYIEEDELRRIDRAECILKSMGFAAVRLRSHGNLARIEVPVERINDLVETALRMEIHEQLKALGYRYVTMDMGGYRMGSLNEPDVSSADSDTSYPKS
- a CDS encoding DUF554 domain-containing protein, translating into MHLPLGSLVNAAAIIIGSLIGLLFHGKFPDRYKLIVFQGLGLCVFVIGAQMAFTMTAPLVAIFSIVLGGILGEAIRLDLRLESLAQTMKRLTRSTDSRFAEGLVTASLIYCVGSMAILGSFDEGLRGDATLLYTKSMLDGFASIVLASTHGAGVLFSFVPVFIYQVSLTILAVFLQSMFTPALITQLTSVGGILIIGIGINLLDFMEVKVSNLLPSLVVVVVLSLIFL
- the hypB gene encoding hydrogenase nickel incorporation protein HypB, with the protein product MQIPIVRNILEANDRISEELKELFAKKKILALNLMSSPGAGKTSTLEKTLTALKDEFKMAVIEGDLQTDNDAQRVAATGAQAVQINTEGGCHLSSAMVAEALKSLDLEKLDILFIENVGNLVCPAEFDVGEDHKITLLSVTEGDDKPEKYPLMFNISSVLILNKTDLLPYVDFDLDRAAGFARALNKDIEVFPLSCRTGEGLEQWYAWLRKHVAAKKA
- the mutL gene encoding DNA mismatch repair endonuclease MutL, which produces MPQPPAKIHVLPKHLQNQIAAGEVVERPASVIKELMENSLDAGADRIDVTIDDGGRSLIRIQDNGSGITADDMPLAVTRHATSKIAHIDDLFTITSFGFRGEALPSIASVSRFRMVSLADGQEDATFYASEHGTDTETGPAAHPRGTTIEVRDLFGAMPARLKFLKSPATENRRCQDAFTRLALTRLDVAFSLNIGGRQALFFPKTDSLKARLTEIWPPSVVEGLVPVDFTDDDLGLHGVVGRPENAQARGDRILFYVNGRSVADKVLLRALRDAFKGRLLSREYPQATLFLTIDPKEVDVNVHPAKTEVRFRDESRLFRFMHHAISRALEQGTSGALAFSQPPQSPPVSHHQSLSGNTTPQRPTPRNPFAKFATFAEYEQLTRTNSGRETTPPYRDEKETQDFLSPSTPPQTYASSPVPPQSSDAVHETYTPQQTWQNIVEDDAPVQQAHDAASPQPVQEDGPAPSSQHALTGYTYLGQISDTYLVLRAPDNSLALIDQHAAHERILFESMKQRRQKGDSRPLAIPLEIPLHQTETQALERLWPTLTEIGFGLDLSRPGTVVLSSIPTTLEPAEARAVLKDMAAEKIEGLEEVWKMLSCRAALKAGSSLAKDEAQALLEALGQCANARYCPHGRPVMVGMSALDLEKMFKRKP